Proteins from a genomic interval of Gammaproteobacteria bacterium:
- a CDS encoding nicotinamide mononucleotide transporter: MELMTILEIVGVALGFVYVTLAIRRHISCWLASYIASGLFVVVFLDAGLIFQPWLQVFYMVMAVYGYRKWRRGAKNPATLGYWGWRNNLIAVAALLAVSIPIAIFGAQYSESSLFFIDVVTALAAPLATFMQARKYIGNWIWWMALDSIYVALYLERGLYFTAVLFASYLVLAWVGYRSWRKALPT; this comes from the coding sequence ATGGAACTGATGACGATCCTGGAGATCGTGGGCGTGGCGCTCGGCTTCGTCTACGTGACCCTGGCCATACGTCGCCATATCTCCTGCTGGCTGGCGTCGTACATCGCTTCCGGGCTGTTCGTGGTGGTTTTTCTCGACGCCGGCCTGATCTTCCAGCCCTGGCTGCAGGTCTTCTACATGGTCATGGCCGTGTACGGCTACCGCAAGTGGCGCAGGGGAGCGAAGAACCCGGCGACGCTGGGCTACTGGGGCTGGCGCAACAACCTGATCGCGGTGGCCGCGCTGCTGGCGGTCTCGATACCGATCGCGATCTTCGGCGCGCAATACAGTGAATCCTCGCTGTTCTTCATCGACGTGGTCACCGCGCTGGCGGCGCCGCTGGCCACCTTCATGCAGGCGCGCAAGTACATCGGCAACTGGATCTGGTGGATGGCCCTGGACTCGATTTACGTGGCCCTGTACCTGGAGCGCGGCCTTTATTTCACCGCCGTGCTTTTCGCCAGCTACCTTGTATTGGCATGGGTGGGCTACCGTTCCTGGCGCAAGGCCCTGCCGACTTGA
- a CDS encoding TonB-dependent receptor: MRHFNSRSFFLSATAFLATAALAQESAQDSATGPLEEVVVTASLKEVRSLDLPSSVTVLDAQVIRSSAVQHFEELALLTPNLHWAGGSSRARYFQVRGIGERSQYEGAPNPSVGFLLDDIDFSALGGVATRFDLGSVEILRGPQGTRYGANALAGLIYARSREPSREREAEAEISLGNDDMRAAGLALSGPLGPAAAGRFSAHQYRANGFRRNDTLDRHDTNGRQELSLRARLNYEPSPELALKLTLLHIDLDNGYDGWSIDNELTTWSDRPGRDSQASTGASLRADLELTGGHSLVSVTGAASSDIEHSYDADWGEDGYWSEIAGFEMRYDYTSRTLRERSGFSQELRLLSPAERETGYVLGVWFMNLEEDNDRLDTGLYAEPGYAPGPSEDRFDSGYGADSLALFGELSRAFADPWLVTAGLRWERREADYADSNGELFSASDDMLGGHLSLSRPFGEDTNVYARIARGYKAGGFNLGLGGRGLTSDELLYEPEFLWNYEIGAKGLWLDGRLRGELAVFHSQRVDVQVDTSRQVDPQDPNTFLFYTRNVGRGVNRGVELTLEYRPGDAWRMSAALGLLDTEITRYPGRPELEGREQPHAPGYGYALGALWRHPQGWFAGGELTGTDGFYFSNSHDRKSEAYTLLNLRAGRAWNGWEAFAWARNLLDEYYAIRGFYFSNVPPDWPEQEFRQQGDPRHFGVTIRRRF; this comes from the coding sequence ATGCGGCATTTCAATTCGCGCAGTTTTTTTCTTTCGGCAACCGCCTTTCTGGCGACCGCGGCTCTCGCGCAGGAATCCGCGCAGGATTCGGCTACGGGCCCGCTGGAGGAGGTGGTGGTCACGGCGTCGCTGAAGGAAGTGCGGAGCCTGGACCTGCCCTCCAGCGTCACGGTGCTGGATGCACAGGTCATCCGCAGTTCGGCGGTGCAGCATTTCGAGGAGTTGGCCCTGCTCACGCCCAACCTGCACTGGGCCGGCGGATCTTCGCGGGCCCGCTATTTCCAGGTGCGCGGCATCGGCGAGCGTTCTCAGTACGAGGGCGCGCCGAACCCTTCGGTGGGATTTCTTCTCGATGACATCGACTTCTCGGCCCTGGGCGGAGTGGCCACGCGTTTCGATCTGGGCAGCGTCGAGATATTGCGGGGCCCCCAGGGCACGCGCTACGGCGCCAATGCGCTGGCGGGCCTGATCTACGCGCGCTCCAGGGAGCCGTCCCGCGAGCGGGAGGCGGAGGCCGAGATTTCGCTGGGCAATGACGACATGCGCGCTGCGGGGCTGGCGTTGAGCGGCCCGCTGGGCCCGGCGGCCGCCGGGCGTTTTTCGGCGCATCAGTACCGGGCCAACGGTTTCCGGCGCAACGACACGCTTGATCGCCACGACACCAATGGCAGGCAGGAGTTGAGCTTGAGGGCACGGCTCAACTACGAGCCCTCGCCGGAACTGGCGTTGAAGCTGACGCTGCTCCATATCGACCTGGACAACGGCTACGACGGCTGGTCCATCGACAACGAACTGACCACCTGGTCGGACCGGCCGGGGCGCGATTCGCAGGCGTCCACCGGCGCGTCGCTGCGCGCCGACCTGGAGCTTACCGGCGGGCACAGCCTCGTGAGCGTTACGGGAGCGGCGAGTTCGGACATCGAGCACAGCTACGACGCGGACTGGGGAGAGGACGGCTACTGGTCCGAGATCGCCGGCTTTGAAATGCGCTACGACTACACTTCGCGCACCTTGCGCGAGCGCTCGGGCTTCAGCCAGGAACTGCGCCTGCTGTCGCCGGCGGAACGCGAGACGGGCTATGTGCTGGGCGTCTGGTTCATGAACCTCGAGGAAGACAATGACCGCCTGGACACGGGCCTGTACGCGGAGCCGGGCTACGCGCCCGGACCCAGCGAGGACCGGTTCGATTCCGGCTACGGTGCCGACAGCCTGGCGCTGTTCGGCGAGCTGTCGCGCGCGTTCGCGGACCCATGGCTTGTAACGGCGGGCCTGCGCTGGGAACGGCGCGAAGCCGACTACGCCGATTCGAACGGCGAGCTGTTTTCAGCGTCGGACGACATGCTGGGCGGCCATTTGAGTTTGTCGCGACCCTTCGGCGAGGACACGAACGTTTATGCGCGGATTGCGCGCGGCTACAAGGCCGGCGGGTTCAACCTGGGCCTGGGGGGCCGGGGACTGACCAGCGATGAACTGCTGTACGAGCCGGAATTCCTCTGGAACTATGAGATCGGCGCCAAGGGCCTGTGGCTGGACGGGCGCCTGCGCGGCGAACTGGCCGTGTTCCATTCGCAGCGCGTGGACGTGCAGGTGGACACGTCCCGGCAGGTGGACCCCCAGGACCCGAACACCTTCCTGTTCTATACACGGAACGTCGGGCGCGGAGTCAACCGCGGTGTCGAGTTGACGCTGGAGTACCGGCCCGGCGACGCGTGGCGCATGAGCGCGGCCCTGGGATTGCTGGACACGGAAATCACCCGCTATCCGGGCCGTCCCGAACTTGAGGGCCGCGAGCAGCCTCACGCGCCGGGCTACGGTTATGCGCTCGGCGCGCTGTGGCGCCATCCCCAAGGCTGGTTCGCAGGCGGCGAACTGACCGGCACGGACGGCTTCTATTTTTCCAACAGCCACGACCGCAAGTCGGAGGCGTACACGCTGTTGAACCTGCGCGCCGGGCGGGCCTGGAATGGCTGGGAGGCGTTCGCCTGGGCGCGCAACCTGCTGGACGAGTATTACGCGATCCGCGGTTTTTACTTCTCGAACGTGCCTCCGGACTGGCCCGAGCAGGAGTTCCGCCAGCAGGGCGATCCGCGGCATTTCGGCGTTACGATACGTCGCCGGTTTTGA
- a CDS encoding amidohydrolase: MSKPKHDYRAIDAVVNIWTPEALSHRPGWQGDFFVGKMKAESPLMAGLSLEQMIERLDAAGIERAFLIAPRTGQVGLPGCYHLPYEVVARACEEHPDRFSGLAGIDPTQGMEGVRMFEDAVKNMGFIGAHLYPHWFELAPDHARYYPYYAKCCELDVPIQMQVGQSMIYAKDAPRRSVGRPIALDAVACDFPELKLIGIHVGIPWHEEMIAMSWKHDNVFIGCDAHRPKYWPDSFRHYINSFGQDKVIFGTDFPVLDFERTVDDIDALDLRPHARRKLMRDNVLRIYGLDA; encoded by the coding sequence ATGAGCAAGCCCAAGCACGATTACCGGGCGATCGACGCGGTCGTCAATATCTGGACGCCGGAGGCGCTGTCGCACCGGCCCGGCTGGCAGGGCGATTTCTTCGTCGGCAAGATGAAGGCCGAGAGCCCGCTCATGGCGGGCCTTTCGCTGGAGCAGATGATCGAGCGGCTGGACGCCGCCGGAATCGAGCGGGCGTTCCTGATCGCCCCGCGAACCGGCCAGGTGGGCCTGCCCGGCTGTTATCACCTGCCCTACGAGGTGGTCGCCCGCGCCTGCGAAGAGCATCCCGACCGCTTCTCGGGACTTGCCGGCATCGACCCCACCCAGGGCATGGAAGGCGTGCGGATGTTCGAGGACGCCGTGAAGAACATGGGCTTCATCGGCGCGCACCTCTACCCGCACTGGTTCGAGCTGGCGCCCGACCACGCGCGCTACTACCCGTACTACGCCAAGTGCTGCGAACTGGACGTGCCCATACAGATGCAGGTGGGCCAGTCGATGATCTACGCCAAGGACGCGCCGCGTCGCAGCGTGGGCCGCCCAATCGCATTGGACGCCGTGGCCTGCGACTTCCCGGAACTGAAGCTGATCGGCATCCACGTGGGCATTCCCTGGCACGAGGAGATGATCGCCATGTCGTGGAAGCACGACAACGTGTTCATCGGCTGCGACGCGCACCGGCCGAAGTACTGGCCGGACAGCTTCCGCCACTACATCAATTCATTCGGCCAGGACAAGGTCATCTTCGGCACCGACTTCCCGGTGCTGGACTTCGAGCGCACGGTGGACGACATCGACGCGCTGGACCTCCGCCCGCATGCTCGGCGCAAACTGATGCGCGACAACGTCCTGCGCATCTACGGCCTGGACGCCTGA
- a CDS encoding bifunctional folylpolyglutamate synthase/dihydrofolate synthase — MANAAPKRLDEWLRHAARLHPSEIDLGLERIAEVIGKLDLKPPPGRVVTVGGTNGKGSTAALIDAALRLRGGLRTAMYLSPYLQDFGERVQIGGSHADPESLSREFERVEAARGDIRLTEFEFLTLAAFSLFDREGCEVWVLEVGLGGRLDAVNAIDPDVSVITRIAMDHQDWLGDTLDSVAAEKAGILRAGRPAFYGAGLAPAPIAARAAELEAPLYQAGADFDYERHGERWDWRGRTIRRSGLAVADPANSTELPNASLALAVLETLDVDWVPEVHDYSAILKAGRLPGRFERMEYAGAEWVLDVAHNPDAGACLAQSLNALPPRPAIWVLGMHGDKDIAGFMQVLPMNADDQVIVTRAEWPRACSPEELARVVAVRPHAKLRRCESVPEACEQASRLVEAGGRVVVTGSFNTAGPARGWLLRQC, encoded by the coding sequence ATGGCGAACGCGGCCCCGAAGCGTCTGGACGAGTGGCTGCGCCATGCGGCCCGTCTGCACCCCAGCGAGATCGACCTGGGGCTTGAGCGGATTGCGGAAGTGATCGGCAAGCTGGACCTCAAGCCGCCTCCCGGCCGCGTGGTGACCGTGGGGGGCACCAACGGCAAGGGCAGCACGGCGGCGCTGATCGATGCGGCGCTGCGCTTGCGGGGCGGGCTGCGCACCGCCATGTATCTTTCGCCCTACCTGCAGGACTTCGGGGAACGGGTCCAGATAGGCGGCTCCCACGCCGACCCGGAGAGCCTGAGCCGCGAATTCGAGCGGGTGGAGGCTGCGCGAGGCGATATCCGGCTCACCGAGTTCGAGTTCCTCACGCTGGCGGCCTTCAGCCTTTTCGACCGGGAGGGCTGTGAGGTCTGGGTGCTGGAGGTGGGGCTGGGCGGCAGGCTGGACGCCGTCAACGCGATTGACCCGGACGTGAGCGTGATCACGCGGATCGCGATGGACCACCAGGACTGGCTGGGCGACACGCTGGATTCGGTGGCGGCCGAAAAGGCGGGCATTCTCCGTGCCGGGCGTCCCGCGTTTTACGGAGCGGGGCTTGCGCCCGCGCCGATCGCCGCCCGCGCGGCGGAACTTGAGGCGCCGCTGTACCAGGCAGGCGCGGATTTCGACTACGAGCGTCATGGCGAGCGCTGGGACTGGCGCGGGCGGACCATCCGCCGCTCCGGACTGGCGGTTGCCGATCCCGCCAACTCGACGGAGCTGCCGAACGCCAGCCTGGCCCTTGCGGTGCTGGAGACCCTCGATGTCGATTGGGTACCCGAAGTTCACGATTATTCGGCGATCCTGAAGGCCGGCCGCTTGCCGGGGCGGTTCGAGCGCATGGAGTATGCGGGCGCGGAATGGGTGCTGGATGTGGCGCACAATCCCGATGCCGGCGCGTGCCTGGCCCAGAGCCTCAACGCCCTGCCGCCGCGCCCGGCAATCTGGGTTCTGGGCATGCACGGCGACAAGGACATCGCCGGATTCATGCAGGTTCTGCCGATGAATGCGGACGATCAGGTAATCGTTACCCGGGCGGAATGGCCGAGGGCCTGTTCTCCGGAAGAGCTGGCCCGGGTGGTGGCAGTACGGCCGCATGCGAAGCTGCGGCGCTGCGAATCGGTGCCGGAAGCCTGCGAGCAGGCGTCGCGGTTGGTGGAAGCGGGCGGCCGGGTGGTCGTAACCGGGTCGTTCAATACTGCCGGGCCGGCGCGCGGCTGGCTGCTGCGGCAGTGTTAG
- a CDS encoding AhpC/TSA family protein: MRRLFRSHDMRNQPSSILPALCLALAFAAPASHAEFAASAEETQPVPAGVAAPSFTARNADGSDFVFDPSSLDRPAMLIFYRGGWCPYCNRHLAELRHVVPELEQRGMDVYFLSADSPANLASALHGDAEGLDYTLLSDARMGAAQAFGLAFRVSDDYYQQAKEYGLDLEEASGETHHALPVPAVYVIDAAGMIRFAHSEPDYTQRLGNDELRAAVDGLLEGGSGAGDA, encoded by the coding sequence ATGCGCCGACTATTCCGGAGCCACGATATGCGCAATCAACCTTCATCCATTCTTCCTGCCCTTTGCCTCGCCCTGGCGTTCGCCGCGCCCGCATCACACGCCGAATTCGCCGCCAGCGCCGAAGAAACGCAACCCGTGCCCGCCGGTGTCGCGGCGCCTTCGTTCACCGCCCGCAACGCGGACGGCAGCGACTTCGTTTTCGATCCCTCGTCGCTGGACCGCCCGGCCATGCTGATCTTCTACCGCGGCGGATGGTGCCCGTACTGCAATCGCCACCTGGCGGAATTGCGGCACGTCGTGCCCGAGCTGGAGCAGCGCGGGATGGACGTCTATTTCCTGAGCGCCGACAGTCCCGCCAACCTCGCCTCGGCGCTGCACGGCGACGCCGAGGGCCTGGACTACACGCTCCTGTCCGACGCAAGGATGGGCGCCGCCCAAGCCTTCGGCCTCGCGTTCCGCGTGTCCGACGATTACTACCAACAGGCGAAGGAATACGGCCTGGATCTCGAAGAGGCTTCCGGCGAGACCCACCATGCCCTGCCGGTGCCCGCCGTATACGTCATCGACGCCGCCGGCATGATCCGCTTCGCGCACTCCGAGCCCGACTACACCCAGCGCCTGGGCAACGACGAACTCCGCGCCGCCGTGGACGGCTTGCTGGAAGGCGGTTCAGGCGCCGGCGATGCTTAG